The segment GGTCCACCCCGAGCAGTGGGCCGACCGGCTGCGCAAGGCCCGGCTCATGGGCCTCAATACCGTCGAGACCTACGTCCCCTGGAACCTCCACCAGCCACGACCCGACACCTTCCGCCTCGACGGCGGCCTCGACCTGCCGCACTTCCTCGAACTCGCCGCCGCCGAGGGGCTGCACGTCCTACTCCGGCCCGGCCCGTACATCTGCGCCGAATGGGAGGGCGGCGGCCTGCCGTCCTGGCTGCTCGCCGAACCGGACATACGCCTGCGCTCCCGCGACCCCCGGTTCCTGGCTGCCGTCGACGACTACCTCGGGCGTCTGCTCACCCCCCTCCGGCCGTACCTCGCCTCACAGGGCGGTCCGGTGCTCGCCGTACAGGTGGAGAACGAGTACGGGGCGTACGGCGACGACACGGCGTATCTGGAACACCTCGCCGACTCCCTGCGCCGCTGCGGGGTCGACGTCCCCCTCTTCACCTGCGACCAGCCGGTGGACCTGGAGCGCGGCGCGCTGCCCGGCGTCCTCGCCACCGCCAACTTCGGCAGCCGCTCGGCCCACCAGCTCGCCGCGCTGCGCGCCCAGCGGCCCGAAGGTCCGCTGATGACATCGGAGTTCTGGATCGGCTGGTTCGACCGCTGGGGCTCGCACCACGTGGTCCGGGACACCGACGCGGCCGCCCGGGAACTGGACGAACTCCTCGCGTCCGGCGCGTCGGTCAACTTCTACATGTTCCACGGCGGCACCAACTTCGGCTTCACCAACGGCGCCAACGACAAGGGCACGTACCGCCCCACCGTCACGTCCTACGACTACGACGCACCGCTCGACGAGGCCGGCGACCCGACGGCGAAGTACACGGCGTTCCGTGACGTCATCGCCAAGTACGCGCCCGTCCCGAGCGGGCCCACACCGGCCCCCGGCCCCAAACTCGCCTTGCCCGCCCTTGCATTGACGGAGAGCGCCGAGCTGCTGCCGAACGCGGCCGCGCTCGCCCCGACGGCCGTGGAGTCGCGCCGACCGCTCACGATGGAGGAGCTGGAGCAGGACTTCGGCTTCGTCCTCTACGAGACCGTTCTGCCCGTCAGGGGCCCGGCACTCCTTGAGATCGAGCAGGTCCGCGACCGCGCCCAGGTGTTCGTCGACGGCTCGCCGGTGGGTGTCCTGGAGCGCGAACAGCACGAGCACGCACTGGCGTTCACCGTGCCCCGGGCGGGCAGCGTCCTCACGGTACTCGTCGAGAACCAGGGCCGGGTGAACTACGGCGAGGGCATCCACGACCGCAAGGGCCTGCCCGGGAAGGTGCTCCTCGACGGGGTCGAACTCGCGGGCTGGACCAACCGCCCCCTCCCCCTGCCCGGCCCGGACGGCATCCCCTTCGCCCCGACCACGACGACACCCGTCGGACCGGCCTTCCACCGGGGCCGCTTCGAGGTGGACGAGACCGCCGACACCTTCCTCCACCTCGACGGCTGGACCAAGGGCAACGCCTGGATCAACGGCTTCCCGCTCGGCCGCTACTGGTCCCGCGGCCCGCAGCGCTCCCTGTACGTCCCCGCCCCGGCGCTGCGCTCCGGCACGAACGAGCTCGTCGTCCTCGAACTCCACGCCGCCCACCGGGCGCGTACGGTCACGTTCCGCGCGGCGCCGGACCTCGGGCCGACGGAGGAGTAGGACTTCCGCGCCGGTCGGCGTACGCGTGTCGGGCCCCCGATTCCCGTACGCCGACCGAGGATCACGGCACCGCGATCCGCACGCGGTTCAGTCGGTGTCGTCCGCGGCCGTCGCCGCGGGTTTCGCGTGGAGGATCTCGCGGGCCTGCTCGGCGGCGCGCGCGGTGCTCTCGGAGACGAACTGGAGGAAGCGGGCGATGTTCTCCAGGCGGACACCGGCCGGAGTGGCGGGGCCGAGGACGCCGACGCCCTCGCGTGCCGTTTCGACTATCCGAGCGGTGGACCGGGCGCTCGCCATCATCGCCTCGTACCAGACGTCGTTGTCGACGATGTAGCGCTCGCGGCGCCGCTCGTCGCGCTCCCTGCGGACCATGCCCTGGCCCTCCAGGAACGTGATCGCCTTGGAGATGGACGCGGGACTGACCTGGAGGCGCTGGGTGAGTTCCGACGCGGTGAGGCTGCCCGTGTCGGCGAGGCAGAGGGAGCTCATCACCCGGGACATCATCTGGGGCATGCCCGACTGCATCATGACGGTGGTGAACACCTCCTCGTACGCTTGCACGGCCTCGGCATCGCGTCCGTGGGCCTGCGGGAGCACCGTCGCGTCCCGGACGGCGGGCTGCTTGCGGCGGGCCCGCCGTTCGGTCGCGCGGTGGGCGAGGTCGGAACGGTAGGCGGTGGGGCCGCCGTTCCGCATGACCTCACGCGTGATCGTCGAGGTCGGACGGTCGAGACGCCTGGCGATCTCGGCGTAGGCGAGGCCGTCGGCCAGTCCCAGCGCGATCTGCTGACGTTCCTGCTGGGTGAGTCTGCCGCCCGGCATCGCGGTCTCCTTCGTGGTCCGTGGAGTCCTCACTATAGCGTTCACTCTCAATTCATTGCAATGATCACATGCGAGGTTGTTGCGTTAAGCTCAAAACCATTGCAATGAATTCCAGGCCTCTACCTGCCATAACAGCAATTTGACGCAACGGAGTCGTTGTCATCATGGTGAATGCAACGTAGCTTTTCCCTCATCGGAAACGGTGAGCCCGGGAGTGGGCCCGCCCCATGAAGGAGAAGAACCTTGCAGAAGTTCGCCGCCACCGCCGCGATCATCACCGTCCTCGACATCCCCGCCGGGCGCATCCAGCTCATCGCCGCCGACCGTGACGACGCCACCGTCGACATCCGGCCCGCGAACGCCGCCAGGTCCGCCGACGTGAAGGCCGCCGAGCAGGTCTCGGCCGAGTACGCCGACGGGATCCTGCGGATCACCGCCGCCCCGGCCGGGAACCGGCTCCTGGGCGACTCCGGAGCGGTCGAGGTGACCGTCCAGCTGCCCGCCGGCTCCCGGATCGAGGCGAAGACCGCCGCCGGCGACCTCCGCGGCGTCGGACGCCTCGGCGACGTCACCTTCGAAGGCGCACAGGGCACCGTCACCCTCGACGAGACCGCCACCGCCCGCCTCACCCTCCTCGCCGGCGACATCACCGTCGGCCGCCTCGGCGGCGCCGCCGAGATCAGCACCCAGAAGGGCGACCTCCGCATCACCGAAGCCGTCACCGGCTCCGTCGTCCTGCACACCGAGTCCGGCGGGATCACGGTCGGCGCCGCCCGCGGCGTCTCCGCCACCCTCGACGCCGGCACCGCCTACGGCCGCGTCCACAACGCCCTCACCAACACCGACGGCCCCGCAGCAAGCCTGAACATCCACGCCACCACCTCCTACGGCGACATCACCGCCCGCAGCCTGTGAGGAGGCCTGGCCCTGTCCCGCCCCGAGGGCGGCGTACACCGACATCGCGTCAACGCTCTGTCGGAGTACGCCGCCCCGTCGGCGTTCCCGGCCGTCCTTCCGGCCGCAGTCGCGACCGTCAGCCGAACCGCAGCTGCTGGTTGGTTCCGCCGTCGCAGGTGTACTGGCGCAGGGCGATCCCGTCGGCCGCCGAAGACCCGGCCACATCGAGGCACTTGGCGCTGTGCCGAGCCATGAGCGTGACATGGCCGGCGGTGGTCGCCCGTACCGCCCATTCCTGGTTCCGGCCGCCGTTGCAGGCGTACTGGAACACCTGGGCGCCGTCGGCGGCCGAAGAGCCGCTGACGTCAAGGCACTTACCGCTGTGCCGGGCGACGACGCTCACGTACCCGGTCGCGGCGGGCCGGAGCGACCACTGCTGGTTCGCTCCCCCGTTGCACCCGTACTGGACGACGGACGTGCCGTCGGACGTCGAACCTCCCACCACGTCGAGGCACTTGGCGCTGTGCCGGAACACCGGGGTCCGCCACGCGCCGGCCGCGGCGGGACGGAAGGTCCAG is part of the Streptomyces sp. NBC_00250 genome and harbors:
- a CDS encoding glycoside hydrolase family 35 protein; this translates as MPVLQTDKAGFLLDGRPFRLLSGGLHYFRVHPEQWADRLRKARLMGLNTVETYVPWNLHQPRPDTFRLDGGLDLPHFLELAAAEGLHVLLRPGPYICAEWEGGGLPSWLLAEPDIRLRSRDPRFLAAVDDYLGRLLTPLRPYLASQGGPVLAVQVENEYGAYGDDTAYLEHLADSLRRCGVDVPLFTCDQPVDLERGALPGVLATANFGSRSAHQLAALRAQRPEGPLMTSEFWIGWFDRWGSHHVVRDTDAAARELDELLASGASVNFYMFHGGTNFGFTNGANDKGTYRPTVTSYDYDAPLDEAGDPTAKYTAFRDVIAKYAPVPSGPTPAPGPKLALPALALTESAELLPNAAALAPTAVESRRPLTMEELEQDFGFVLYETVLPVRGPALLEIEQVRDRAQVFVDGSPVGVLEREQHEHALAFTVPRAGSVLTVLVENQGRVNYGEGIHDRKGLPGKVLLDGVELAGWTNRPLPLPGPDGIPFAPTTTTPVGPAFHRGRFEVDETADTFLHLDGWTKGNAWINGFPLGRYWSRGPQRSLYVPAPALRSGTNELVVLELHAAHRARTVTFRAAPDLGPTEE
- a CDS encoding helix-turn-helix domain-containing protein; amino-acid sequence: MPGGRLTQQERQQIALGLADGLAYAEIARRLDRPTSTITREVMRNGGPTAYRSDLAHRATERRARRKQPAVRDATVLPQAHGRDAEAVQAYEEVFTTVMMQSGMPQMMSRVMSSLCLADTGSLTASELTQRLQVSPASISKAITFLEGQGMVRRERDERRRERYIVDNDVWYEAMMASARSTARIVETAREGVGVLGPATPAGVRLENIARFLQFVSESTARAAEQAREILHAKPAATAADDTD
- a CDS encoding DUF4097 family beta strand repeat-containing protein, whose product is MQKFAATAAIITVLDIPAGRIQLIAADRDDATVDIRPANAARSADVKAAEQVSAEYADGILRITAAPAGNRLLGDSGAVEVTVQLPAGSRIEAKTAAGDLRGVGRLGDVTFEGAQGTVTLDETATARLTLLAGDITVGRLGGAAEISTQKGDLRITEAVTGSVVLHTESGGITVGAARGVSATLDAGTAYGRVHNALTNTDGPAASLNIHATTSYGDITARSL